One Defluviitoga tunisiensis genomic window carries:
- a CDS encoding glycosyltransferase has translation MVSNNEGLLSVAMIVKDEEANIRHALESIKDVADEIIVVDTGSTDRTPEIVKEYTDKLYFHEWQNDFSEARNYSLQFPTCKWVLIYDADEEASESFRKNIRDFLKGLDKSVNTVYLPTISYLDIDLTKTEIASTPRIFRRGTISYKNVVHNQAIYQPKVVHANFPILHYGYIWTRALKKKKYERTGNLIREHLQTAKEPLERIYYLVQLYKTESIGGYTYKKNQVAWQTLEAIQKVGQIPAIGLEFMYLFGLDCIMGGLKDLSKQLLEKCIKVAPNYPDPYFAMMVAYEREKDWNELLKWGRKFFEVLDDAMKNVEKFEWTIMSFKQIPLANILMARSSLKTGDFEGFNQYLKDTFSEENVTLERNNVYVLLQDINETVKTKSELESIIPGIKILVDNLEKEGMVIYYDSLIEKIADLNLEVDNDLLDKLTHKNEISRYILKKLQTGEDQLLDFLTKDDHLEFVEKTEIPGLLLFYSILKNTQDTIGILKTLSSFRKIENEKVQGVLYALLGDCYLRVKRFKEAIDQYRKAMEILPELSRFIKPVVEDLSTKLDPLMDGVYEEMYSYFSSGKEFIFNIIEYIGQEQCQRLYLISDSPFALYTSGISYIQKDSEKAKKLLNKIENTEEFPFYYYRLAKIYEKEDMKKAFELHIKSLEENNKLADFALGRYTYSGLYPNTRFNFMKNNDEIIWVGNISEKLSTLGIIHPIRSWKKANNFMYAVPYPSDEALKIYEEREKEIYKTKPFEIKKEYILKGLIDSGINDLQIVGFDEEKYKSVFDDLEITVNEDSKNLLILGEFEKNFDMSKHLNNAEKVLAFVYVPDLNDRDNIIWYGPNFRVLRTTKQLKELLEKEGFKILRLEALNDNLRCILAQKQ, from the coding sequence ATGGTTTCAAACAATGAAGGCTTACTTTCTGTAGCAATGATAGTAAAAGACGAAGAAGCTAATATAAGACATGCTTTGGAGTCTATAAAAGATGTTGCAGATGAAATAATTGTAGTTGATACGGGTTCAACTGATAGAACTCCCGAAATAGTAAAAGAATACACAGACAAACTATACTTTCATGAATGGCAAAACGATTTCTCTGAAGCAAGAAATTACTCTTTGCAATTTCCAACTTGTAAATGGGTATTAATATACGATGCTGATGAAGAAGCATCTGAATCTTTTAGAAAGAATATTCGAGACTTTCTAAAAGGTCTTGATAAATCAGTAAACACAGTCTACCTTCCCACAATTAGTTATCTAGATATAGATTTAACTAAAACAGAGATTGCCTCTACCCCTCGAATTTTTAGAAGAGGAACCATTTCATACAAAAATGTTGTTCACAACCAAGCTATCTACCAACCAAAAGTAGTGCATGCCAACTTTCCCATATTACATTATGGATATATCTGGACACGAGCTTTAAAAAAGAAAAAATATGAAAGAACTGGAAATCTTATTAGAGAACATTTACAAACAGCTAAAGAACCTCTAGAGCGAATATATTATTTGGTTCAATTGTACAAAACAGAATCTATTGGAGGATATACATATAAAAAGAATCAGGTGGCTTGGCAAACCTTAGAAGCAATACAAAAAGTAGGGCAAATTCCTGCTATTGGTCTTGAATTTATGTATTTATTTGGACTGGATTGCATTATGGGTGGTTTAAAAGACTTATCTAAACAACTTTTAGAAAAATGTATAAAAGTTGCACCGAATTATCCAGACCCTTATTTTGCTATGATGGTAGCATATGAACGAGAAAAAGATTGGAACGAACTACTAAAATGGGGCAGAAAGTTTTTTGAAGTGCTTGACGATGCTATGAAAAACGTAGAAAAATTCGAATGGACAATAATGTCTTTCAAACAGATCCCTCTTGCAAATATATTGATGGCAAGATCCTCCTTAAAAACAGGTGATTTTGAAGGTTTCAATCAATACCTCAAAGACACATTCTCAGAAGAAAATGTAACCTTAGAAAGAAACAATGTATATGTTCTTCTTCAAGATATAAACGAAACAGTAAAAACAAAAAGCGAACTAGAAAGTATAATACCAGGAATTAAAATCCTTGTTGACAACTTAGAAAAAGAAGGAATGGTAATTTACTATGATTCACTGATTGAAAAAATCGCAGATTTAAACCTTGAAGTTGACAATGACTTATTAGACAAACTAACCCACAAAAACGAAATATCTAGATATATATTAAAAAAGCTACAAACTGGTGAAGACCAACTTTTAGACTTTTTAACAAAAGACGATCACCTTGAATTTGTTGAAAAAACAGAGATACCAGGACTTCTCCTGTTTTATTCAATATTAAAAAACACACAAGATACAATAGGCATATTAAAAACCCTTTCCTCTTTTAGAAAAATAGAAAACGAAAAGGTTCAGGGAGTATTGTATGCATTACTGGGAGATTGCTATTTAAGAGTAAAACGCTTTAAAGAAGCAATTGATCAATATAGAAAAGCAATGGAGATTCTGCCCGAATTGTCAAGGTTTATAAAGCCAGTGGTTGAAGATTTAAGTACTAAGCTAGATCCATTAATGGACGGTGTGTACGAAGAAATGTATTCGTACTTTTCATCTGGAAAAGAGTTTATATTCAACATTATAGAATATATTGGTCAAGAGCAATGCCAAAGGCTTTATCTCATTTCAGATTCTCCCTTTGCATTGTACACATCAGGTATTTCATATATCCAAAAAGATTCAGAAAAGGCAAAAAAACTGTTAAACAAAATAGAAAATACAGAAGAATTCCCGTTTTATTACTACAGACTAGCGAAAATCTATGAAAAAGAGGATATGAAAAAAGCCTTTGAATTACACATCAAATCTCTTGAAGAAAACAACAAACTAGCAGATTTTGCGCTTGGACGATATACATACTCTGGGCTTTATCCAAACACTCGATTTAATTTCATGAAAAACAATGATGAAATAATTTGGGTAGGAAATATCTCAGAGAAACTTTCTACGCTTGGTATTATACACCCAATAAGAAGCTGGAAAAAAGCAAACAATTTTATGTATGCAGTTCCTTACCCTTCTGATGAGGCATTAAAAATATATGAAGAACGAGAAAAAGAAATATACAAAACCAAACCATTTGAGATTAAAAAAGAATACATTTTAAAAGGCTTAATTGACTCTGGAATCAACGACTTACAAATAGTAGGATTTGATGAAGAAAAATACAAAAGCGTCTTTGATGATTTAGAAATAACAGTGAATGAAGATTCAAAAAATCTTTTAATTCTAGGAGAATTTGAAAAAAATTTTGATATGTCAAAACACTTAAACAATGCAGAAAAAGTACTAGCTTTTGTATATGTACCTGATCTAAACGATAGAGATAACATAATATGGTACGGTCCAAATTTTAGGGTGTTAAGAACAACAAAACAGCTTAAAGAACTACTTGAAAAAGAAGGATTCAAAATACTTCGACTAGAGGCGTTAAACGATAATTTAAGATGTATATTAGCTCAAAAACAATAG
- a CDS encoding flagellin N-terminal helical domain-containing protein: MRINHNISALNAWRSLDQVNSSMGKTLEKLSSGLRINRAGDDAAGLAISEKMRGQIKGLDMAVKNAQDAISLIQTAEGALTETHSILQRMRELSVQAASDTNTNVDRNQIQAEIDQLREEIDRIARTTEFNTMKLLDGKIESFRPEADVKVVTGGNFDLQASLKGTALGAMTVASGTSLGEVEVESGDNTAVVSLELNDLELGAVTVKLIDTGESNADGIGTIQITYNNVNFNIEGLDLNTNQTVSTTVGDLKFDFVLSDSKIDSIKVSLATSKAVDAPEGSYVVEVGQFKGEGTSPLDVRVNYFNDEGLVTSPIVDFSEGKASIDNVSMTASKEDGFSVSVKALSFTWNTDVYDINDFNGALPMEAVIDSGVVRAEERWYDDTSLVLQIGANEGHNIVLGIDDMSAKALGLTTSSLKATDQDSAERSIMVVDAAIHKVSTARASLGAVQNRLEHTISNLGVASENLTAAESRIRDVDMAKEMMAFTKQQILMQSANAMLAQSNMIPQNVLQLLR; this comes from the coding sequence ATGAGGATTAATCACAACATAAGTGCTTTAAACGCATGGAGGTCTTTAGACCAAGTTAACTCATCTATGGGTAAAACACTTGAAAAACTGTCTTCAGGATTAAGAATCAACAGAGCGGGAGACGACGCAGCAGGGCTTGCCATCTCTGAAAAAATGAGAGGACAAATCAAAGGTTTAGACATGGCTGTTAAAAACGCTCAAGACGCAATATCCTTAATACAAACTGCAGAAGGAGCCTTAACAGAAACACACTCTATACTTCAAAGAATGAGAGAACTTTCCGTACAAGCAGCATCAGACACAAACACAAACGTAGATAGAAACCAGATACAGGCAGAAATAGATCAATTAAGAGAAGAAATCGATAGAATAGCAAGAACCACAGAATTCAACACTATGAAACTACTTGACGGTAAGATAGAAAGCTTCAGGCCAGAAGCAGATGTTAAAGTAGTTACTGGTGGAAACTTTGATTTACAAGCATCATTAAAAGGAACTGCATTAGGTGCTATGACGGTGGCTTCTGGAACATCCTTGGGGGAAGTTGAAGTTGAGAGTGGAGATAATACTGCCGTAGTTAGCCTTGAACTTAATGATTTAGAATTAGGAGCAGTTACAGTAAAACTTATAGATACGGGTGAATCTAATGCTGACGGCATAGGAACTATTCAAATAACATATAATAACGTGAATTTTAACATTGAAGGGCTCGATCTTAATACAAACCAAACAGTATCTACAACGGTTGGAGATTTAAAATTTGACTTTGTATTATCTGATAGTAAAATCGATTCTATAAAAGTTTCTCTTGCAACTTCAAAGGCTGTGGATGCTCCAGAAGGCTCGTATGTTGTAGAAGTAGGGCAATTTAAAGGTGAAGGAACGAGCCCGTTAGATGTAAGAGTAAATTACTTTAACGATGAAGGTTTGGTAACTTCACCAATAGTAGATTTCTCTGAGGGGAAAGCATCTATTGACAATGTGTCGATGACAGCTTCAAAAGAAGACGGGTTTAGTGTTTCAGTCAAAGCCCTATCATTCACTTGGAACACCGATGTTTATGACATTAATGATTTCAACGGTGCCTTACCAATGGAAGCAGTTATCGATAGTGGAGTTGTAAGGGCCGAGGAGAGGTGGTATGACGATACCTCGCTTGTCTTACAAATAGGAGCAAATGAGGGACATAATATTGTTCTTGGAATAGATGACATGAGTGCCAAAGCTTTAGGACTTACAACAAGTTCACTCAAAGCTACAGATCAAGATAGTGCAGAAAGAAGCATTATGGTTGTAGATGCAGCAATACATAAAGTAAGTACAGCAAGAGCGTCCCTTGGAGCTGTTCAAAACAGATTAGAACACACCATTTCCAACTTAGGTGTAGCTTCTGAAAACCTAACAGCAGCAGAATCAAGAATCAGAGATGTAGACATGGCAAAAGAAATGATGGCGTTCACAAAACAACAGATATTAATGCAATCAGCAAATGCAATGTTAGCTCAATCAAATATGATTCCTCAAAACGTTTTACAATTGTTGAGATAA
- a CDS encoding ROK family transcriptional regulator, with the protein MEPDNVLEVFKTVQKKSLISRTEIAKITKLSPSTVGRCTQRLLEKNFFVEKRVGKSSGGRPPILLDINRENGFSVGIEVGESHIDAVLLNLVNEMKDSNSKRLSNHLSPNALADDIKNMIDELVNKAHISQEDIISVGVGLPGIVSADQKRLLLSPNLKWKDVDMARLLEGKLNKPVFLDNGANLMTFAEYHYNKLSSNAMVLGIIVGRGIGTGLVVKESIFRGVNGAALEAGHSVIKTDGPLCSCGRRGCAEALASLPRLIESYNKQSKSKKIDNVRELNELFLKKDKLAVELINEEAFYLSVLSANLANIFNPSHIIIGGEISPILPLMIKTIKTSFLDQVLTTNRCELLTSQLNEKSIAYGAAIMAIEKEIEGYI; encoded by the coding sequence GTGGAGCCAGATAATGTTTTAGAGGTTTTTAAAACCGTTCAAAAGAAATCTCTTATTTCAAGAACTGAGATAGCTAAGATTACAAAGCTGAGTCCATCTACCGTTGGAAGGTGTACTCAACGTCTTCTTGAGAAGAACTTTTTTGTAGAAAAAAGGGTTGGGAAGAGCTCTGGTGGAAGGCCTCCGATATTGTTAGATATTAACAGAGAAAACGGTTTTTCTGTTGGAATAGAGGTGGGAGAGTCACATATTGATGCGGTTCTTTTGAATTTAGTTAATGAGATGAAAGATAGTAATAGTAAAAGACTGTCTAATCATTTAAGCCCGAATGCTTTAGCAGATGATATTAAAAATATGATTGATGAACTTGTTAACAAAGCTCATATATCTCAAGAAGATATTATCAGTGTGGGAGTGGGTTTACCTGGGATTGTTAGCGCTGATCAGAAAAGGTTACTGTTGTCTCCTAATTTAAAGTGGAAAGACGTTGATATGGCTAGGTTACTTGAAGGAAAATTGAATAAGCCTGTTTTTTTGGATAATGGAGCTAATTTAATGACCTTTGCTGAATATCATTATAATAAATTGTCTTCAAATGCTATGGTATTAGGAATTATTGTAGGAAGGGGTATAGGTACTGGGTTAGTTGTTAAAGAAAGTATTTTTAGGGGAGTAAATGGGGCTGCCTTAGAGGCAGGACATTCTGTAATAAAGACAGATGGACCGTTGTGTAGTTGTGGGAGACGAGGTTGCGCCGAAGCGCTTGCTTCATTACCTCGACTAATTGAGTCATATAACAAGCAAAGTAAAAGCAAAAAAATAGATAATGTCAGAGAATTAAATGAGTTATTTTTGAAAAAAGATAAATTGGCAGTTGAGTTAATAAACGAAGAAGCGTTTTATCTTTCAGTTTTGTCTGCAAACCTAGCAAACATTTTCAATCCTTCACACATTATTATTGGTGGAGAGATTTCTCCAATCTTACCTCTTATGATTAAAACAATAAAAACTTCATTTTTAGATCAAGTGTTAACTACTAACAGATGTGAACTGTTGACTTCGCAATTAAATGAAAAGAGTATAGCCTATGGAGCAGCGATAATGGCTATAGAAAAGGAGATTGAGGGTTATATTTAG
- a CDS encoding glycoside hydrolase family 3 C-terminal domain-containing protein codes for MERDIKSLIAQMTLEEKASLCSGLDNWHTKPIERLGIPSIKMSDGPHGLRKEVPNQRNSVPSTCFPTAVTTASSWDRELIKQMGQAIAQECQAEEVDIILGPAINIKRSPLCGRNFEYFSEDPYLSSQLATAYIQAVQSMGVGTSLKHYAANNQEYRRFTIDETIDERTLREIYLSNFEGAVKEGKPWTVMCSYNRVNGILASENKYLLTEILKEEWGFEGFVVSDWGAVDERVDALEAGLDLEMPSSYGIGDQKIIEAVKIGKLDEKELDQTVERLLKIIFKAVDNRNRGTTYDKQAHHKLARKIAGESMVLLKNQDNILPLKKEGTIAIIGAFAKKPRYQGGGSSHVNPTKLDNALEEIEKLVQGKAKIIYEEGYNLDNDEMNQELIDKAKETAKKSNVAIIFAGLPDRYESEGYDRKHMKMPENHNKLIEEVSKVQPNTIVVLSNGAPVEIPWIDKVKGLLESYLGGQAGGGAVADILFGEVNPSGKLAETFPKKLSHNPSYLNFPGEGNKVEYREGVFVGYRYYDKKEIEPLFPFGYGLSYTTFEYTDISVDKKEITDKETIEVKVKVKNTGKVKGKEIVQLYVRDVESKVNRPEKELKGFEKIELEPGEEKTVTFKLDKRSFAYYNTEIRDWYVESGEFEILVGKSSKEIELKETVKVNSTVTIKKKYDRNSLVRDLLEDAKTEKIILDVVDSILEKIKEPGKEKEDVNDVIKWIMDMPLRGLVSFSKGNFTDEMLQKLLEVLNK; via the coding sequence GTGGAAAGAGACATAAAAAGTCTAATTGCGCAGATGACACTTGAAGAAAAAGCTAGCTTATGTTCAGGGTTAGACAATTGGCACACAAAACCCATAGAAAGGTTAGGAATACCTTCAATAAAGATGAGTGATGGGCCACACGGATTAAGGAAAGAAGTACCAAACCAAAGAAACAGTGTACCCTCAACATGTTTTCCAACAGCAGTAACAACTGCAAGTTCCTGGGATAGAGAACTAATCAAACAAATGGGACAAGCCATAGCTCAAGAATGTCAAGCAGAAGAAGTAGACATCATATTAGGGCCAGCAATAAACATAAAAAGGTCACCGCTTTGTGGAAGAAACTTCGAATACTTCTCAGAAGATCCATACCTATCAAGCCAATTAGCAACAGCCTACATACAAGCAGTACAAAGTATGGGAGTAGGAACCTCCTTAAAACATTACGCAGCGAACAACCAAGAATACAGAAGATTCACCATAGACGAAACAATAGACGAACGAACATTAAGAGAAATATATTTATCAAACTTTGAAGGAGCAGTAAAAGAAGGCAAACCCTGGACAGTCATGTGCTCATACAACAGGGTAAATGGGATACTAGCCTCTGAAAACAAATACCTACTAACAGAGATACTAAAAGAAGAGTGGGGGTTTGAAGGATTTGTAGTATCAGACTGGGGAGCGGTAGATGAAAGGGTAGATGCATTAGAAGCGGGGTTAGACCTAGAAATGCCATCAAGTTATGGGATAGGAGACCAAAAGATAATAGAAGCAGTGAAGATAGGGAAACTTGACGAAAAAGAACTAGATCAAACAGTAGAAAGACTACTAAAAATAATATTCAAGGCAGTAGATAACAGAAACCGAGGAACAACATACGACAAACAAGCCCACCACAAACTAGCAAGAAAGATAGCAGGAGAAAGCATGGTACTCCTAAAGAACCAAGACAACATCCTACCGCTAAAAAAAGAAGGAACCATAGCGATAATAGGGGCATTTGCGAAAAAGCCAAGATACCAAGGAGGAGGAAGCTCACACGTCAACCCAACAAAACTAGATAACGCCCTAGAAGAGATAGAAAAGCTAGTCCAAGGAAAAGCAAAAATCATCTACGAAGAAGGATACAACCTAGACAACGATGAAATGAACCAAGAACTAATAGACAAAGCAAAAGAAACAGCGAAAAAATCAAATGTAGCGATAATCTTTGCAGGATTACCAGACAGATACGAATCAGAAGGATACGATAGAAAACACATGAAAATGCCAGAAAACCACAACAAACTAATAGAAGAAGTGTCAAAAGTACAACCAAACACAATAGTAGTATTAAGTAACGGAGCTCCCGTAGAAATACCGTGGATAGATAAAGTCAAAGGACTACTAGAAAGTTACCTAGGAGGTCAAGCAGGAGGAGGAGCTGTAGCAGACATACTCTTTGGAGAAGTAAACCCAAGTGGAAAACTAGCAGAAACCTTCCCCAAAAAACTAAGTCATAACCCATCGTACCTAAACTTTCCAGGAGAAGGAAACAAAGTAGAATACAGAGAAGGAGTATTTGTAGGCTACAGATACTACGACAAAAAAGAGATAGAACCACTATTCCCATTTGGATATGGATTAAGTTACACAACATTTGAATACACAGACATAAGTGTAGACAAAAAAGAAATAACAGACAAAGAAACGATAGAAGTAAAAGTGAAGGTAAAAAACACAGGAAAGGTAAAAGGAAAAGAGATAGTACAACTGTATGTAAGGGATGTAGAAAGTAAAGTAAACAGGCCAGAAAAAGAATTAAAAGGCTTTGAAAAGATAGAACTAGAGCCAGGAGAAGAAAAGACAGTAACGTTTAAACTAGATAAAAGGTCATTTGCATATTACAACACAGAGATAAGAGACTGGTATGTAGAAAGTGGAGAGTTTGAGATACTGGTAGGTAAATCATCAAAAGAGATAGAATTAAAAGAAACAGTAAAAGTGAATTCAACAGTTACTATAAAGAAAAAATACGATAGGAATTCGCTTGTAAGAGATTTGTTAGAAGACGCAAAAACAGAAAAAATAATTTTAGATGTAGTAGACAGTATATTAGAAAAGATAAAAGAACCTGGTAAGGAAAAAGAAGATGTGAACGATGTAATAAAATGGATTATGGATATGCCACTAAGAGGGTTAGTCAGTTTTAGCAAAGGAAATTTCACTGATGAAATGTTGCAAAAGTTACTAGAAGTGTTGAATAAATAA
- a CDS encoding MBL fold metallo-hydrolase has product MKVTILYDNVAYNKDLEPNWGFSALIEKEGAPKILFDTGSSGKILLNNMRKLGISPNSIDEIFISHAHYDHVGGLSGFLSENDQVKVWVPPVFKGVKNAREVVTIYSATKIHEGVYSTGGIYGIEQSLCVETSKGIVIITGCSHPKMEDILKAASQFGEVYGIIGGLHGTPAESLEGLKLICATHCTEQKDKIKQIYPNSYLEGGAGRTIEI; this is encoded by the coding sequence ATGAAGGTCACAATCCTTTACGATAACGTCGCATATAACAAAGACTTGGAACCTAATTGGGGATTTTCAGCCTTGATAGAAAAAGAAGGTGCTCCAAAAATACTGTTTGATACAGGTAGTAGTGGAAAAATTTTGCTTAATAATATGAGAAAGCTTGGTATATCACCAAACTCTATAGATGAAATTTTTATTTCTCATGCTCATTATGATCATGTTGGTGGATTATCTGGCTTTCTGTCAGAGAATGATCAAGTAAAAGTATGGGTGCCACCTGTTTTTAAAGGGGTTAAGAATGCAAGAGAAGTTGTCACAATATATAGTGCAACTAAGATTCACGAAGGAGTCTATTCTACTGGAGGTATATACGGAATCGAGCAATCTCTTTGTGTAGAAACCAGCAAAGGAATTGTTATTATTACAGGGTGTTCTCATCCTAAGATGGAAGACATTTTAAAGGCTGCTTCTCAATTTGGTGAAGTCTATGGGATTATTGGGGGTCTGCATGGTACCCCTGCTGAATCTTTAGAGGGGTTAAAACTAATCTGTGCTACTCATTGTACAGAACAGAAAGATAAAATAAAGCAAATATATCCAAATTCCTATCTTGAAGGTGGAGCAGGAAGAACAATTGAGATATAG
- a CDS encoding RpnC/YadD family protein: protein MRKYNVRRFYKAFRLIVELINKMQDKEKADEVFEMCIKYLLNVRDDIEIEELERTAKEESVERGELIMSIAEKLREEGIEKGIEKGIEKGKIEGKKEVAINVLSRRFGNELTEELKEKIRHADDETINYIGDNLLEITIEELKEILN from the coding sequence ATGCGTAAATATAATGTAAGACGATTTTACAAAGCATTTAGGCTAATAGTAGAGCTAATAAATAAAATGCAAGATAAAGAAAAAGCAGATGAAGTATTTGAGATGTGTATAAAATACCTATTAAATGTAAGAGATGATATAGAAATAGAAGAATTAGAAAGAACTGCAAAAGAAGAATCAGTTGAAAGGGGTGAATTGATAATGTCGATAGCTGAAAAGTTAAGAGAAGAAGGTATTGAAAAAGGTATTGAAAAGGGTATTGAAAAAGGGAAAATAGAAGGAAAAAAGGAAGTTGCTATTAATGTATTGAGTCGAAGATTTGGAAATGAATTAACAGAAGAATTGAAAGAGAAAATTCGACATGCTGATGATGAAACAATTAATTACATCGGAGATAATCTATTAGAAATAACGATAGAAGAATTGAAAGAAATTTTGAATTAG
- the mntA gene encoding type VII toxin-antitoxin system MntA family adenylyltransferase antitoxin, translating into MITQQQIDIIKNFLIKNLDVDVIYLFGSSVKNTMREDSDIDIAFLSEKSVDPFDLFLLSQKLADLVGREVDLIDIKKATTVFQTQIISTGIVIYSRDEKKRAIFEMITYKSYARLNEEREEILDKIKESGSIYAK; encoded by the coding sequence ATGATAACCCAGCAGCAAATTGATATTATAAAAAACTTTTTAATCAAAAATTTAGATGTAGATGTAATATATCTTTTTGGATCTTCAGTAAAAAACACAATGAGAGAAGATAGCGATATTGATATCGCCTTTTTGAGTGAAAAATCCGTAGATCCATTTGATCTTTTTCTTTTATCTCAGAAGTTAGCTGATTTAGTAGGCAGAGAAGTAGATTTAATAGATATTAAAAAAGCGACTACTGTTTTTCAAACTCAAATAATAAGCACCGGAATTGTAATTTACTCTCGTGATGAGAAAAAAAGAGCCATCTTTGAAATGATTACCTATAAAAGTTATGCAAGGTTAAATGAAGAACGAGAAGAAATTCTAGATAAAATAAAAGAAAGTGGGAGCATATATGCAAAATGA
- the hepT gene encoding type VII toxin-antitoxin system HepT family RNase toxin, with amino-acid sequence MQNDIIINKTATIERCIYRINEEYNDDPENLKNYTKQDSIILNIQRACEACIDIAMHIVSTNKLGVPQTTRQVFDILNEANIIDERLADRLKAMVGFRNIAVHDYQALNLSIVQKIIEEHLNDFLEFTKITLKLLD; translated from the coding sequence ATGCAAAATGATATTATAATAAATAAAACAGCGACTATTGAGAGATGTATTTATAGAATAAATGAAGAATATAACGATGATCCAGAAAATTTAAAAAACTACACAAAGCAAGACTCAATAATATTAAATATTCAAAGAGCGTGTGAAGCTTGTATAGATATAGCTATGCATATTGTATCTACTAATAAATTAGGAGTTCCACAGACAACTCGTCAAGTTTTTGATATTCTTAATGAAGCGAACATTATTGATGAAAGGTTAGCTGACAGATTGAAAGCGATGGTAGGATTTCGAAATATAGCTGTTCATGATTATCAAGCTCTTAATTTGAGCATAGTTCAAAAAATTATTGAAGAACATCTAAACGATTTTCTTGAATTTACAAAAATAACTTTAAAATTATTAGATTAA
- a CDS encoding Rpn family recombination-promoting nuclease/putative transposase: MNEINNPHDAFFKMSFGDIEIAKDFLQNYLPKNVVKAIDLNYLVKENGSYVDEEFQNVQSDLLWKTKINNHAGYIYFLFEHKSYKDKKIIFQLLKYMLKIWEDTYEKSKNTIPIIIPIVIYHGETAWNIETNLINLIEGIKAMPEEIRKYIPSYEYELQDFSPKSKASIVGEAYTRLVIEVMRSAFEKDIERFYKAFRLIVELINKMQDKEKADEVFEMCIKYLLNVRDDIEIEELERTAKEESVERGELIMSIAEKLREEGIEKGIEKGKIEGKKEIAINVLSRRFENELTEELKEKIRNADDETINYIGDNLLEITIEELKEILN, translated from the coding sequence ATGAACGAAATAAACAATCCACATGATGCTTTTTTCAAAATGAGTTTTGGAGATATAGAAATAGCAAAAGATTTCTTACAAAACTATCTACCAAAAAATGTTGTTAAAGCGATAGATTTAAATTATTTAGTGAAAGAAAATGGAAGTTATGTAGATGAGGAATTTCAAAATGTGCAATCAGATTTATTATGGAAAACTAAGATAAACAATCATGCGGGATATATATACTTTCTATTTGAGCATAAGAGTTATAAAGATAAAAAAATCATATTTCAGTTATTAAAATACATGCTTAAAATATGGGAAGATACATACGAAAAATCAAAAAATACTATTCCGATAATAATACCCATAGTAATATACCATGGAGAAACTGCATGGAATATAGAAACTAACCTAATAAACCTTATTGAAGGAATAAAAGCCATGCCCGAAGAAATAAGAAAATACATACCAAGTTATGAGTATGAGCTGCAAGATTTCTCACCAAAGTCGAAAGCAAGTATAGTAGGGGAAGCGTACACAAGATTGGTGATAGAAGTAATGAGGAGTGCATTTGAAAAAGATATAGAAAGATTTTACAAAGCATTTAGGCTAATAGTAGAACTAATAAATAAAATGCAAGATAAAGAAAAAGCAGATGAAGTATTTGAGATGTGTATAAAATACCTATTAAATGTAAGAGATGATATAGAAATAGAAGAATTAGAAAGAACAGCAAAAGAAGAATCGGTTGAAAGGGGTGAATTGATAATGTCGATAGCTGAGAAGTTAAGAGAAGAAGGTATTGAAAAAGGTATTGAAAAAGGAAAAATAGAAGGAAAAAAGGAAATTGCTATTAATGTATTGAGTCGAAGATTTGAAAATGAATTAACAGAAGAATTGAAAGAGAAAATTCGAAATGCTGATGATGAAACAATTAATTACATCGGAGATAATCTATTAGAAATAACGATAGAAGAATTGAAAGAAATTTTGAATTAG